In the genome of Monodelphis domestica isolate mMonDom1 chromosome 2, mMonDom1.pri, whole genome shotgun sequence, one region contains:
- the LOC100015577 gene encoding cytochrome P450 2K1-like, producing the protein MSCRGTEVITLLTSVLQDQTQWEKPCTFHPQHFLTKEGKFIKRDAFLPFSAGQRMCAGESLAKMELFLFFTSLLQKFTFYPSPGVSNSDLDLTPDIGFTTRPQPYKICALPYF; encoded by the exons ATGTCTTGCAGG GGGACTGAGGTCATTACCTTGTTAACCTCAGTACTTCAAGACCAAACTCAGTGGGAGAAACCTTGCACTTTTCATCCCCAGCATTTCCTCACCAAGGAAGGAAAATTCATCAAAAGAGATGCATTCCTGCCCTTTTCAGCAG GTCAGAGGATGTGTGCAGGGGAGTCCCTAGCCAAAATGGAGCTGTTCCTGTTTTTTACCAGCCTTCTTCAGAAATTCACCTTCTATCCATCTCCTGGAGTTTCTAACAGTGATTTGGATCTCACTCCAGACATTGGATTCACAACACGGCCACAACCCTACAAGATTTGTGCTCTGCCATATTTCTAG